The genomic stretch GTCTTAAATGGTTTATGGAAGCCTAATCCTTGGAGTTAGGCTTCCATAAATCCAAAAATCTACAGAATGATTGAGGAATACTATATGTAAGTTAATAGATCTAGAACTAGGGCTAAAATGATGTTATGGATATGATAGGGAAGTGTTTACTAATTCTTTATGCACTTATGTAAATAACCAGTAAATAAACCTATCAAACCTGATTCTTTAGATAATTTAAAAAGTCTCACTATGTCGTTTAACTTGTCTAGCAATAGCTTAGGAGAAATTTTAGAGCGCATTACCGCGCTCTCTTTGCGAATAAATTCTGCTGCTAGTTTAGATGAGATGTTAAACATTACTGTCCAGCAAACAAGAGAGCTGTTAGATTGCGATCGCGTATTGATCTATCAGTTCCTGCCCGATGGAGATGGGGCAATTACGGCTGAGTCGGTGGGGGCAAAAGTGCAATCAATTCTAGGGGAATTGATTTACGATCCTTGCTTTGCTCAAAAATGGTGGGGGCTTTATCTAAAAGGAAAGTTTAGTGTGATTGAAGATACACAGACTAAGCCGATGGAGCCTTGTTATGCCAATTTGCTAGCGAGGATGCAGGTTAGGGCAAATCTAGTCATGCCGATTTTGATTGGACAAAAAGTATCAAAATATCTATTTGGGTTGCTGCTTGTGCATCAGTGCGATCGCCCCCGTCAATGGCAAGATCAAGAGATTAGCATACTGCACAATATTGCTACACAACTGGGACTTGCCCTACGCAATAAGACCCAAAGGAAGAAAATAGAAGAAAATATCATTGCGAGTACGAAACGTTGGCAATATGCTATGGATAGTAGTGGCGATGGTATTTGGGATTGGAATCTCCAGACTAATGAGGTTTTCTTCTCACACCGATGGAAAAATATGTTGGGATTTGCCGATCATGAAATTAGCAATAAATTAGAGGAATGGAAGAATCGCGTTCATCCTGATGATCTTGAGCAAGTTTATGTAGATATTGAGAAGCATTTGCGTGGTGAAACTCCACAATATGTGAATGAACATCGACTGAAATGTAAGGATGGGAGCTATAAATGGATTTTGGATCGAGGTTTAGTTTTTAGCTATGATGCCGATGGAAAACCCTTACGATTTATTGGTACGCATGTTGATATTAGCGATCGCAAAAAAGTAGAATCGGAGCTACAAAAGGGTGAAGCTAGGCAGAGAGCCATCCTTGAAGCTCTGCCCGACTTGATTTTGCGCGTTGATCGTGATGGATCATGTTTAGATTGTATGATGCCTACAAACTCGGAACCTAACCAGTTTGTACCAATTGCTAAGCATTTATCTGAAGTCTTACCTCCCGACCTATTAACAATTCAACTGCAAGCAATTGAACGGGCGATCGCCACTAAAGATCTGCAAATATCCAATCATCAACTTTTTAAATTTGGAAAACTTGCCTATGAAGAAGTACGGATCGCAGCAATTAATGAGAATGAAGCTTTAGTCATCGTTCGCGATATTACCTCTCAGGTAGAGCTATCAAGACGATTGGAACAGATCTCGCACAATGTGCCTGGGGTGATTTATCAATACCGACTGAGAGCCGATGGTAGTTCGCATTTTCCCTATGCTAGTCAAGGTATTCGCGATATTTACGATCTTTCCCCTGACGATGTGTGCCAAGATGCTTCTGCTATTTTTGAGCGTCTCCACCCAGATGATATAGAACATGTGGGACAGACAATCATAGAATCCGCTCAAAAACTAACTGTGTGGCAATGTGAATATCGAGTATGTTTTGACGATGGTCGGATCATTTGGGTTGAAGGTCAGGCAACTCCACAAAGAGAACCTGATGGCAGTACTCTCTGGCATGGATACATTACGGAATGTACGAGGCGTAAACAATCAGAAATTGATTTACAGCAGAGTGCTACAAAATTGAGAGAAGCCTATGCTGAGCAAAATGCGCTATTTGCGGCGATGTCTGATTTGGTGTTCATTCGTAATTCTGAAGGGAAGTGTCTTAAAATCGTAACTAATGATATCCATAACTTGTTAGGTACTCCTGAGGAAGTGCTAAGCCGATCAATTATGGAGGAACTTCCTCAACCAGCAGCTAGCATTATTATGTTGGCAATTCGAGAAGCTCTATTTACTAAGAAAATTGTAAATTGTGATTATTCTTTAGAGCTACATGGCAAAGTTGCGTGGTTTTCATCAAATATTTCACCAATTGCCCACGATAAAGTTATTCAGATTGCCAGAGATATTACAGAGCGTAAGCAAGCGGAACTAGCCCTTGCACAGGCTAAGGAAACCGCCGAAGCTGCAACCAGAGCTAAGAGTGAGTTTCTAGCTAATATGAGCCACGAAATTAGAACTCCTATGAATGGGGTCATTGGCATGGTAGATTTGCTCATAGCTACACCACTCAATAGCGAACAGTTGGAATATGTGCAAACGATTCGAGATAGTGGAAATATTCTGCTTTCTATCATTAATGACATTCTTGACTTTTCTAAAATTGAAGCAGGAAAATTAGAACTCGAACAACGTTCTTTTATTTTAGTAGATGCGATTAAGTCCGTTAGCCAGATTTTGAGTAGTCAATGTGCTAATCAAGAAAATACATTCAAATACGCGATCGCGGCTGACGTTCCTAATGTGATTATTGGTGATGTTTCGAGATTAAGTCAAATCTTGATTAACTTAATCGGGAATGCTATTAAGTTTACGAAAAAGGGAGAAGTCACCTTAACCGTGAATTATCTGCGACCTTCCCAACTACAATTTGCCATTCAGGATACAGGTATTGGCATATCTAGCGATCGCCTTAACAGCTTGTTTCAAGCCTTTGCACAGGCTGATACTTCGATCAATCGTCGCTATGGTGGTACAGGGCTAGGTTTGGTAATTTGTAAATGTCTAGTGAAGTTGATGGGTGGTACTATTTGGGTAGAGAGTAAAGGTGGTATTGGTGGCGAACCTCCTATGTTCTGGCAAACAAGATCTGCTACTACTCAAGGTTCTACCTTCTACTTCACCCTCACTTTGCCCTTGACTGCCAAGGCGATCGCGACTACAGATATGCCTGTGAATATGGGGAATGAGAGTTTGATGGCTGAGCAATTTCCTCTCAGGATTTTAGTTGTAGAAGATAATCCTGTAAATCAAAAAATTGCTATGCTCATGATTCTAAAACAGTTTGGTTATCATGTTGACGTTGCTAACAACGGCATAGAATCTGTCAATAAGGTCTCTCAAGGGGCTTATGATCTGGTGTTTATGGATGTACAGATGCCTGAGATGGATGGATTGACAGCGACTAAACTAATTCGAGCTAATCTCTCCATTCCTATCCAACCCTATATTGTGGCGATGACTGGAAATGCTATGCCAGAGGATCGCCAAGCTTGTTTTGATGCGGGGATGAATGATTACATCAGTAAACCAATAAGAAGTAACGAAATTGCACGAGTGTTTGCTCAATATAGAAATTTTGCTCTTAATTCAAAGATAAATTGACTATTCATATCTATTTTTCTTCCAAATCTTGATTCTAGTTCTGTTTTGAGACTGGCGCATTTTAATATATTCGATTCCATTAGACTTTACAAAATTATCAACTAAACCCTCTCTCAACGTCAAAAGGCAAAATCCTTGCTAAGCAAGGATTTTGCCTTTTGGCTTTTAAAATTTTCCAGCTTAATCCGAACTGACGTTATCCTTAGGAGGGAAGTTAAAGGATAAAATCCTTACTCAAAGTGGCACGAACTGCAAGTGTATTAATGGCGACAATCTGTGATATTCCTGACTTTGATACTGCTGAGCAACTTAGCGATCCGCACCCTAGCCCCAACAAACTAGCAAATAACTTTTTCATAACCATAGAGTTGTCACTTACCAATATTTCATGTAAGAATTCATGGGATATTTTGTGCTTGTGACAAGGGATCAGGAATTATGCGTTTAGGACAATTGCTTGCGTTAGCAGGGTATCAAAATTCTCAGCCTGAACTAGATGGGCTAGAAGTCAAGCGTTTAATTACCGATTCACGGGCTTGTCAAGATGGGGACTTGTTTATCGGCATGACTGGTACACAGGTGGATGGGGGCAAATTTGCGCCACAGGCGATCGCGCAGGGCGCGATCGCAGCAATCATCTCCCTTGAGGCTCATGCAAATTTGGCGGTTAAGGATAAAGCGATCGCCGTCGATGATGTGGTTGTCGCTTGTAGCAAATTGGCGACAGCATTTTATGACTATCCTGCTCAAAAGCTAAAACTGGTGGGCGTGACGGGGACAAATGGCAAAACGACGACGACCCACCTGATCGAGTTTTTATTGCAAACCCAATATGCTGCGGCCCTATTTGGCACACTCTATACCCGTTGGGCGGGCTATTCCCAGACTGCAAGCCATACCACACCCTTTGCAGTAGACTTGCAGGCGCAACTATCCCAAGCGATCGCCGCAGGTTGTGATGTCGGTTTGATGGAGGTTAGCTCCCATGCTCTAGATCAGAGGCGCGTGTTAGGTTGCCCCTTTGAGGTTGCCGTATTTACCAACTTGACCCAAGACCATTTGGACTACCACAAAGACCTAGAGGCTTATTTTCAGGCAAAGTCTCTCCTGTTTAGCGACACCTATTTACAAGGTCGCGCCATTATTAATCTCGATGATCCCTTTGGGCAGAGATTAGTGCAATCTCTCACGGACAAACCAGTTTGGACCTATAGCATTAGCAACTCTCAAGCCGATTTTTATACAGAGGATTTGACCTATCTGCCCAATGGCGCGACGGGAATCCTGCATACCCCACAGGGAGCAATTACTTTCAAATCGCCTCTAGTGGGGCGCTTTAATGTCGAGAATATTTTGGCAGCGATCGCTACGGCTTTGCATATGGGCATGGGCTTGACGGAAGTAATCAGCCGCTTGCCAGAGTTTAAGAGTGTCCCTGGCCGCGTAGAACGGGTACAGGTCAGCGATGACCAAGATGTAACTGTGGTGGTGGACTATGCCCATACTCCCGACAGTCTCGAAAACCTACTCAAGGCAATGCGTCCCTTTACGCAGCGTGAATTAGTCTGTGTATTTGGCTGTGGTGGCGATCGCGATCGCACCAAGCGTCCATTGATGGGTGGGATTGCTGCCCGACTTGCCGATCGCGTTTATGTCACTTCCGACAATCCGCGCACCGAAGATCCTCAGAGAATTCTTGATGATGTTGTAGTTGGTGTAAAGGCTGACATTGGGGATAAACCTCTGACCATCGAAGGCGATCGCCATAAATGTATCCAACTGGCGATCGCTGAAGCCCAAGCAGGCGATACGATTTTGATCGCAGGCAAAGGACATGAAGACTATCAAATTATTGGACGCGAAAAAATCCATTTTGACGATCGCGAAGAGGCACAATTAGCTTTGAGCAACCGTCGATTAGGTACTCACTAAGAAATTGGTAATACCTTCTAAAGCTTTGCTGAGTCAAGCAAAGACTACTTAAATATGTGATAAATCCTCAGCAAAAACACGTAAGGAGGATCGGTTATGATGCAAAAGGAAGTATATTCAGAACCAAGTTAGGTTTATCACTGCTAGATAGGAAGAAGTAGCTACATGGGTTCGCAATCTGCCCCTAAACCTAAGTTGCTAGTTATCGATGATGAACCCGATAACTTAGATTTGCTATTTCGGACTTTTTATCGAGAATATCAAGTTCTCAGGGCTAATAGTGGCTTGGAAGCCTTGGAATTGCTCGATCATGAGGGGGAAGTTGCGGTAATTATCTCTGATCAGAGAATGCCGATCATGAGTGGAACGGAATTTTTGAGCCAAATGGCGGTCAAATATCCAGACACCATGCGAATCATCCTCACGGGCTATACCGATGTTGAGGATTTGGTCGAAGCGATTAATACCTGCAAAGTCTTCAAATATGTCACCAAACCTTGGGATGAAGATGAACTGAGAAATGTCGTCAGTCAGGCGATCGACACTCACAATGTATTGCGAAATCGTACTGCCGAACTGCGCCGAACCCTCCGCCAACAGTCACTTATCAATGCGATCGCTGCCTCCGTCGATAACGATGCCCCCTATCGCGAAAGTATTGCCGCGATCGCCGAATTTATTGCCCGTCATTTTGAAGTCTCAGGCAGTATTTTGAGACTATTTGAGAATGGTCAACTGTTAGAAGATTATTTTGCCTATTGCCATGAACCAATTGCTAACTTGCCGCAGTTAGCGGCATCACTACCTCTCCAAGCGCGGATTGTGGCAATTAGCAATATCGAAACTGATGTGCGGATTACTGAAGCTGACAAAGAGATCTATGCCCAAGCAAATATCAAATCTGTTCTTTTTATTCCCCTCGAAGTTCAGAAAGAATGCTTAGCGATGCTAGCGCTATATCATTGTGGAAGCCCCCATGAATGGAGCAAAGATGAATTGGATTTAATTGAGTTAGCAAGTGATCAGGCGGCGATCGTCAGTTCCCGTGCCAGAGCCTATGATCGTATTCAAGAACTTGCCAAGAGAGAAGCTCTACTCAATACGATTACCAGTACAATTCGTTCCAGTCTCGATCCCAAAAAGATTTTTGCTTCGATTACCCAACAGTTAGGACAGGCTCTCAATACCGAAAGTTGCGCCCTTTCTTTATGGACTGAAGAAGATCATTATTTACGCTGTGTAGGTTTGCATTTGCTCGATCCTGATGAGGTAATTGGTAATACAGATAGTTCCAACGAATCAACATTACCTCAATCCATTGTCAATATCTCCGTTAATCCTGTATTTCTCGCACTAATTGAAACGAAGCAACCCGTAGCAATTACCGATTTGCATGAGAATCCTGAATGGAATCTGATTGATTTGCCCTTGCGCTCCATTGCTCGATCACTATTGATCGTCCCCTTGCTCTCCGATGGCAAGATTATTGGCAGCATTTCCATGCGTCAAAACAAAGAGCCTCGCCAATGGCAGCCTGAAGAAATCTCTCTAGTCCAAGCCGTAGCTGCACAGGCGGCGATCGCCGTCCAACAGGCAAATCTCTTTCAAAAAACCCGCCAACAAGCCCAGCAACTGCTGGAACTCGATCGCCAAAAAACCGAGTTCTTTCAAAATCTATCCCATGAATTTCGTACTCCGCTTACCTTAACCATTGGCCCCCTCGAAGCGGCGATCGAGCAATCTAATCCATTGCCCTACGATCAATCTGTGATCGCTCTGCGTAACTGTCGGCGGTTGCTACGATTAGTCAATCAATTGCTGGATATCCAACGCCTTGATGCTGGCAAAATGCAAGCCTGTTTCCGCCCTTGCAATCTCGTCGAATTTACCAGTCAAACCATTGATGCGTTCCGTCCCTATTGCGAGCGCAAAAATATTCATCTCTTTAGCGAATTTAGCGAATGTCCTGATATTTATCTCGACCTAGAGAAGTTTGATAAGGTTCTCTACAATCTCCTGTCCAATGCCATGAAGTTTACGCCCAGCAATGGCAGTATCAACATTAGTATTGATGTAGATGAAGAGCAGAAACGATGTATTCTTCGGGTACATGATACAGGTATCGGCATTCGCCAAGATCAGATTCCTTTTCTCTTTGATCGATTCCGTCAAGCGGAGGGTTCTGTCAATCGCAGTTATGAGGGTAGTGGCTTAGGTTTAGCACTAGTCAAAGAACTCGTTAGTCTGCATGGTGGCGATATTTCAGTCACGTCAGATTATGGCTATGGGACAACCTTTGCGATCGCCATTCCGATGGGTAAAAAACACTTACCCGCCGATCAAGTTACTAACTTACCTGCGGATTTACAAATTTCTAGAGCCTCAGTGGAACTTGCCGATATTGAAACAGAACTCAATTTAGAAGAAGACACAATTCCCTCACTAGCTAATGATAGTGAATTTCCCATTTCTGACCATCCTCAAACAGGCACAATTCTAATCGTTGATGATAATCGGGATCTGCGAAGTTATTTGCGGCGCGTTCTCAATCAATCTGGTTATGACGTGGTTTCAGGACATAATGGCGCTCATGGATACACCCAAGCTCAACAATATCGACCTGATTTGATCGTTACTGATTTGATGATGCCACAGGTTTCAGGTTTAGATTTGATTGCGATGATTCGCAAAGATCAGGAATTGTCAGGTACACCGATCATTTTGCTAACCGCTAAGGCAAACGAAGAGACCCGCATCGAAGGTACGGAAATGGGTGCAGATGGCTACTTAGCCAAGCCCTTTAACGATCGCGAATTATTAGCGGAAGTGCGGAATCTACTCGCCCTCAAAGCCAATGAACGCCGCATTGCCCAACTCAATCTCTATTTAACGGAATCTGTCCTCAAACGTTTTTTACCGCCTAGTCTGGTTGCTAAAGCCGCTACAGGTGAACTCAGCCTCGATCTCCGTCCTGAGCCAAAGATGATCACAGTTCTCTTTACGGATATTGTGGGCTTTACTTCCCTTGCTAATACTTTGCGATCGCGTCGCGTTGCGGAACTGCTCAATCAATACCTCGGCGCGATGACTGAGGCGATTTTTGCCAATGGCGGCACTGTGGATAAATTTATGGGTGACGGCATCATGGCATTGTTTGGTGCGCCCGAAGATTGCAGTCCAAACGAACAAGTGCGTCGTGCTGTTCAGACTGCTAAATCGATGCAGCGATCGCTTGCCCAACTCAATGAACAATGGGCAGCCCAAGGCATTCCTACTGTTAGGTTTCGCTGTGGCATCCATCAAGGTACTGCCGTTGTGGGGATGTTTGGCAGTGCAGAGCGATCGGACTACACGGCGATCGGCCCGACGGTAAATATTGCGGCGCGGATTCAGTCGGCGGCGGAACCTGATTGTATTCTCGTATCGGCAGCCGTGGCGGACTACCTAGATGATGAGGAATTGCGTAAACGTGAACCGCTTAAGCTCAAAGGTGTAGACGAGACGGTATTGACGTTTTTTGTGGATAGTTAAAATTTCATTTTTACCGTAGGTAAAAATGAAATCTCTATATAGCGTATATCAATCTGAAGTACAGGGTTGTGTCTCCGCCGAAGGCGGAGACACAACCCTCTGTACCTCGCTTGCTTGAAAAGCGCTATATAATATTTAGGACAGATGACAGCGGCTCTCATCCTAAATATCGCTCAGTGCGACCCTCTCTCAATATGGATCTTGAACTTTCTCGATTTTATAAGGCTTGCAATCCCACGCATCCTCTCGACTCCAGCAATGAAGAGGATCGCAGTTATTATGTTGACCTCTCAACGGTGCGGGGAGAAAAGCTGATTGAAAGTTTATCGCGCAAGATTGTGAGAATTTCGCCCGATGAGTCAACCTGTCAGCTATTTACAGGGCATATCGGCTGTGGCAAATCGACGGAGCTTTTGCGGCTGAAGCATGAGTTGACCGAGAAAAAGTTTCATGTGGCTTATTTTGAATGCGATCGCCAGTTGGAACTGAGTGATGTTGATGCCAGCGATATTTTGTTAGCGATCGCGGGTCAACTCAGTAAAGGATTGGAACAGGAGGGCATTAATATCATCCCCGAATATTTCAAAAAACTATTTGGCGAACTGAAGGATATTTTGCAAACCAAACTTGATTTGAGCGCAAATTTCAAGCTATCAGTGGGGATTGCCGAGATTACAGCCCAAGCGAAGAATAGCCCGTCATTGCGTCGGCAAATGCGCGAACGGTTGGAATCCCGCACCAATAGCATTATTACTTCCATTAATAAGGAGTTACTGGCTCCTGCCAAGGAGAGATTGCAAGCTGCTGGTAAAAAAGGCTTAGTTGTGATTGTGGATAACCTCGATCGCATTGAAAATCGCATTGATCTTAAAGAGCAGTCCAAGGCTGGATATTTGTTTGTCGAACGGGGCGATCAGTTGCGAGGGTTAGATTGTCATGTGGTTTACACAGTGCCTTTGTTGCTAACTTTTTCTAACGATGCGGCGATCGTGACCAGTCGATTTGGAACCGATATTAAGACTTTGCCGATGGTTCCTGCACGATTGGCAGATGGTAGTGAGTGTGAAGAGGGACTTGCTTTGCTACGTCAGATTGTGATGGCAAGGGCTTTCCCGAAGGCAAATCCATTACAGCGCATTAATGATGAATTTGTAAACAAAGTATTCGATAGTCCCAAAACTCTCGATCGCCTATGTCAAGCTAGTGGTGGTCATGTTCGCAATTTATTTCGATTGCTGTATGGTTGCCTAGAGCAGGACGATCCGCCGATTACCGCAAAATTAGTTGAGAGCATCATCGCTAAGGAACGGAATAAGATGGTAAAGACAATCACTGATGATGAATGGGATTTGATTAAGAAGGTACAACAGGATAAACGGGTACGTGGTGAGGCGGAATATCAAACCCTGATCAAGAGTCAGTTTGTGTTTGAGTATGAGTATCAAGGTAATAGTTGGTTTGACCGAAATCCGATTTTAGATGATTAAGACTCTCCCACCGATAGCTAGTATGTGTACACAAGTCTCAAAAACCCCCTTTAATTCCCCCTTGCAAAGGGGGAAAACTAGAAATCTTGTTCCCTCCCTTATTAAGGGGAAGACTAGAAATCTTGTTCCCTCCCTTATCAAGGGGGAAGACTAGAAATCTTGTCCCCTCCCCTTGTCAAGGGGAGGGTTAGGGAGGGGTTATTAATGAGAGCAGGCAGATAGAGGACGTTTTTATGAATGATCGCACCGATATAATTGCCGATAATAATCGCGATGCTTTACGTCGATTGACGAGAATTGTGACGCGATCGCAAGGTTTTTCATTGTCGATCGCCTTATCTAACTATCACGTATTACAAAAGCGCGTACTACAAGACTTGCGATCGCAACTTACTGAGAATGGCTTACCTGAAACTGCGATCGCGACACTTGAACTCAAACCTGATGCGAAGACTTTGCTAGCACCGATTCAGGAATTGATGGGGGAGGTACATCAATTGCCAAGTGAGCAGAAGCCCAAGGTGT from Pseudanabaena sp. Chao 1811 encodes the following:
- a CDS encoding PAS domain-containing protein produces the protein MSFNLSSNSLGEILERITALSLRINSAASLDEMLNITVQQTRELLDCDRVLIYQFLPDGDGAITAESVGAKVQSILGELIYDPCFAQKWWGLYLKGKFSVIEDTQTKPMEPCYANLLARMQVRANLVMPILIGQKVSKYLFGLLLVHQCDRPRQWQDQEISILHNIATQLGLALRNKTQRKKIEENIIASTKRWQYAMDSSGDGIWDWNLQTNEVFFSHRWKNMLGFADHEISNKLEEWKNRVHPDDLEQVYVDIEKHLRGETPQYVNEHRLKCKDGSYKWILDRGLVFSYDADGKPLRFIGTHVDISDRKKVESELQKGEARQRAILEALPDLILRVDRDGSCLDCMMPTNSEPNQFVPIAKHLSEVLPPDLLTIQLQAIERAIATKDLQISNHQLFKFGKLAYEEVRIAAINENEALVIVRDITSQVELSRRLEQISHNVPGVIYQYRLRADGSSHFPYASQGIRDIYDLSPDDVCQDASAIFERLHPDDIEHVGQTIIESAQKLTVWQCEYRVCFDDGRIIWVEGQATPQREPDGSTLWHGYITECTRRKQSEIDLQQSATKLREAYAEQNALFAAMSDLVFIRNSEGKCLKIVTNDIHNLLGTPEEVLSRSIMEELPQPAASIIMLAIREALFTKKIVNCDYSLELHGKVAWFSSNISPIAHDKVIQIARDITERKQAELALAQAKETAEAATRAKSEFLANMSHEIRTPMNGVIGMVDLLIATPLNSEQLEYVQTIRDSGNILLSIINDILDFSKIEAGKLELEQRSFILVDAIKSVSQILSSQCANQENTFKYAIAADVPNVIIGDVSRLSQILINLIGNAIKFTKKGEVTLTVNYLRPSQLQFAIQDTGIGISSDRLNSLFQAFAQADTSINRRYGGTGLGLVICKCLVKLMGGTIWVESKGGIGGEPPMFWQTRSATTQGSTFYFTLTLPLTAKAIATTDMPVNMGNESLMAEQFPLRILVVEDNPVNQKIAMLMILKQFGYHVDVANNGIESVNKVSQGAYDLVFMDVQMPEMDGLTATKLIRANLSIPIQPYIVAMTGNAMPEDRQACFDAGMNDYISKPIRSNEIARVFAQYRNFALNSKIN
- a CDS encoding response regulator — protein: MGSQSAPKPKLLVIDDEPDNLDLLFRTFYREYQVLRANSGLEALELLDHEGEVAVIISDQRMPIMSGTEFLSQMAVKYPDTMRIILTGYTDVEDLVEAINTCKVFKYVTKPWDEDELRNVVSQAIDTHNVLRNRTAELRRTLRQQSLINAIAASVDNDAPYRESIAAIAEFIARHFEVSGSILRLFENGQLLEDYFAYCHEPIANLPQLAASLPLQARIVAISNIETDVRITEADKEIYAQANIKSVLFIPLEVQKECLAMLALYHCGSPHEWSKDELDLIELASDQAAIVSSRARAYDRIQELAKREALLNTITSTIRSSLDPKKIFASITQQLGQALNTESCALSLWTEEDHYLRCVGLHLLDPDEVIGNTDSSNESTLPQSIVNISVNPVFLALIETKQPVAITDLHENPEWNLIDLPLRSIARSLLIVPLLSDGKIIGSISMRQNKEPRQWQPEEISLVQAVAAQAAIAVQQANLFQKTRQQAQQLLELDRQKTEFFQNLSHEFRTPLTLTIGPLEAAIEQSNPLPYDQSVIALRNCRRLLRLVNQLLDIQRLDAGKMQACFRPCNLVEFTSQTIDAFRPYCERKNIHLFSEFSECPDIYLDLEKFDKVLYNLLSNAMKFTPSNGSINISIDVDEEQKRCILRVHDTGIGIRQDQIPFLFDRFRQAEGSVNRSYEGSGLGLALVKELVSLHGGDISVTSDYGYGTTFAIAIPMGKKHLPADQVTNLPADLQISRASVELADIETELNLEEDTIPSLANDSEFPISDHPQTGTILIVDDNRDLRSYLRRVLNQSGYDVVSGHNGAHGYTQAQQYRPDLIVTDLMMPQVSGLDLIAMIRKDQELSGTPIILLTAKANEETRIEGTEMGADGYLAKPFNDRELLAEVRNLLALKANERRIAQLNLYLTESVLKRFLPPSLVAKAATGELSLDLRPEPKMITVLFTDIVGFTSLANTLRSRRVAELLNQYLGAMTEAIFANGGTVDKFMGDGIMALFGAPEDCSPNEQVRRAVQTAKSMQRSLAQLNEQWAAQGIPTVRFRCGIHQGTAVVGMFGSAERSDYTAIGPTVNIAARIQSAAEPDCILVSAAVADYLDDEELRKREPLKLKGVDETVLTFFVDS
- a CDS encoding P-loop NTPase fold protein, yielding MDLELSRFYKACNPTHPLDSSNEEDRSYYVDLSTVRGEKLIESLSRKIVRISPDESTCQLFTGHIGCGKSTELLRLKHELTEKKFHVAYFECDRQLELSDVDASDILLAIAGQLSKGLEQEGINIIPEYFKKLFGELKDILQTKLDLSANFKLSVGIAEITAQAKNSPSLRRQMRERLESRTNSIITSINKELLAPAKERLQAAGKKGLVVIVDNLDRIENRIDLKEQSKAGYLFVERGDQLRGLDCHVVYTVPLLLTFSNDAAIVTSRFGTDIKTLPMVPARLADGSECEEGLALLRQIVMARAFPKANPLQRINDEFVNKVFDSPKTLDRLCQASGGHVRNLFRLLYGCLEQDDPPITAKLVESIIAKERNKMVKTITDDEWDLIKKVQQDKRVRGEAEYQTLIKSQFVFEYEYQGNSWFDRNPILDD
- a CDS encoding UDP-N-acetylmuramoyl-L-alanyl-D-glutamate--2,6-diaminopimelate ligase: MRLGQLLALAGYQNSQPELDGLEVKRLITDSRACQDGDLFIGMTGTQVDGGKFAPQAIAQGAIAAIISLEAHANLAVKDKAIAVDDVVVACSKLATAFYDYPAQKLKLVGVTGTNGKTTTTHLIEFLLQTQYAAALFGTLYTRWAGYSQTASHTTPFAVDLQAQLSQAIAAGCDVGLMEVSSHALDQRRVLGCPFEVAVFTNLTQDHLDYHKDLEAYFQAKSLLFSDTYLQGRAIINLDDPFGQRLVQSLTDKPVWTYSISNSQADFYTEDLTYLPNGATGILHTPQGAITFKSPLVGRFNVENILAAIATALHMGMGLTEVISRLPEFKSVPGRVERVQVSDDQDVTVVVDYAHTPDSLENLLKAMRPFTQRELVCVFGCGGDRDRTKRPLMGGIAARLADRVYVTSDNPRTEDPQRILDDVVVGVKADIGDKPLTIEGDRHKCIQLAIAEAQAGDTILIAGKGHEDYQIIGREKIHFDDREEAQLALSNRRLGTH